One Misgurnus anguillicaudatus chromosome 20, ASM2758022v2, whole genome shotgun sequence DNA segment encodes these proteins:
- the anln gene encoding anillin isoform X3 — MDPFTEKLLERTRARRENLQRKIAERPTGANRSMAKRTREPLADTNSVITAPIIEKERIALPSSKPSPSKRRCSDENNLTTGEENKQPVAPQFTASEPMTDKKPPKAPNSIRPSSGEQRAPIRTQEPEMLPTRPPAEAEKIVVNPPASPAKTTDSVMKHSALDGARETQKDTPAAVPTNMRSRLQRLAEQRHYWESDSTSDTVPESVSISPLKSQTVDLPSTPASTNSRTPIGRKGRLANLAATIGSWEDDLGHAPIRQDNAQAQPGTACVRPPACAGTNISTKPSLAVEKPQLATKAPEKSLGSSQQQAVYSPVKSMKVVPPSPQKTELPQPRPTQVLPSPVSSPVKTYSSTQHSSPLKSSITTSSPHRGHIPQSPLKNQGPSSKLISGTAHNSSPAKPILTPKPSADAAVVPQSRERFTKDATPLQHRGPAGTSGGVKSFLERFGERCQERNQSSPSTLGGQSNTPAATPSATPKSRLLQERLGGAQASSSTALLTQKQKMEREAELAQVRNRFQKGKMWGSKENLCDVKSDPETKEIELPPQSQTSASLLDSEHTAQVPEIVKSPFKSSAEDKEFKRICPPSDMGRALPSPVKQVSFTVETPKVEEEVKEVEEVHEIEMNVDGSINSEVINDLFDGVLEEHSDEEDGDEDALNISSMSLLAPLAETVAAVVKSPERKLMTSTPASSFCEKRSTPEAASRPSKFQRARMLRAGSSDSIDALDEEQNPNLLYSIDAYRSTRVKTESERPHVKQVIVRKEDVSQRTETIGTPSHINIKQKIKMLTNEMNLQQTVIHQASQALNCCTDEEHGKGSQVEAEAERLLLIATERRAALKAELDSLKTDAQKKSASSAQVDVGVPPSKGSISVLEVRLPLKADFICSSANKPECGNHYFFVMIRAGAENTMATTLASTRNALSGDALTFTTKFTLSDVSNDFEIDIEVYYLVQKRELNPDKRKKANKSKAITPKRFLAKSSLQTPVMASPGGPNAVRTSNFLLVGSHKLTLASIGKNKFPLEKVPFLCPLEGHIYLKMQCEVGSRVEERGFLTMFEDVSGFGAWHRRWCVLSGYCISYWTYPDDEKRKNPIGRINLASCTSRKVEPANREFCARPNTFELITVRPQREEDRETLVSQCKDTMCVTKNWLSADTKDERNLWMQKLNQILVDLRMWQPDSCYRPM; from the exons ATGGATCCGTTCACCGAG AAACTGTTAGAGCGCACGCGTGCCCGCAGAGAAAATCTCCAAAGGAAGATTGCCGAGAGACCCACAGGAGCCAATCGTTCAATGGCTAAGAGGACCAGGGAGCCACTTGCAGACACAAACAGTGTCATTACTGCGCCCATCATAGAAAAGG AACGGATAGCCCTACCCTCCTCCAAGCCATCCCCTTCAAAGCGTCGCTGTTCAGATGAGAATAACCTCACCACCGGGGAAGAAAACAAGCAACCAGTGGCCCCACAGTTTACAGCCTCCGAGCCCATGACGGACAAGAAGCCACCCAAGGCACCAAACAGTATTCGCCCTTCGTCAGGGGAGCAAAGGGCTCCCATTCGTACCCAAGAACCAGAAATGCTCCCCACTCGCCCACCTGCAGAAGCTGAAAAGATTGTGGTTAACCCCCCAGCATCTCCTGCAAAGACGACAGATAGTGTGATGAAGCATTCTGCACTAGATGGAGCCAGAGAGACTCAGAAAGACACACCAGCTGCAGTCCCCACCAACATGAGATCTCGTCTACAGAGACTGGCTGAACAGAGGCATTACTGGGAGTCTGACA GTACCTCTGACACAGTTCCAGAGAGTGTATCCATATCTCCTCTTAAATCCCAAACAGTAGATCTTCCATCTACTCCTGCTTCTACAAACTCTAGGACCCCCATTGGAAGAAAAGGTAGACTCGCAAATCTTGCTGCCACAATTGGTTCCTGGGAGGATGATCTTGGACACGCGCCCATTCGCCAGGACAATGCACAAGCGCAGCCTGGCACGGCCTGCGTACGCCCCCCAGCTTGCGCAGGAACAAACATCAGTACCAAGCCAAGTTTAGCTGTGGAGAAACCTCAGTTAGCCACAAAAGCTCCAGAAAAGTCTCTTGGCAGCAGTCAGCAG CAAGCGGTTTACTCTCCAGTCAAGTCAATGAAAGTGGTTCCCCCTAGTCCTCAAAAGACAGAATTGCCTCAGCCTAGACCGACTCAAGTGCTTCCATCCCCAGTTTCCAGCCCAGTGAAGACTTATTCTTCTACTCAGCATTCCAGTCCCCTCAAATCTTCCATAACTACTTCTAGTCCTCATCGAGGTCACATCCCTCAGAGTCCCTTGAAGAATCAGGGTCCATCAAGCAAACTGATTTCAGGAACAGCACACAACTCAAGTCCCGCAAAACCAATTTTGACACCTAAACCCTCTGCCGATGCCGCTGTAGTTCCTCAAAGCCGTGAGAGATTTACAAAGGATGCAACACCCTTACAGCACAGAGGTCCAGCTGGAACTTCTG GAGGTGTCAAGTCATTTCTGGAGCGGTTCGGGGAAAGGTGCCAGGAGCGTAACCAGAGTTCTCCCTCCACATTAGGTGGTCAGAGCAACACGCCTGCGGCCACACCCTCTGCCACCCCAAAGTCCAGGCTGCTCCAAGAGAGGCTTGGAGGTGCCCAAGCTTCCTCCAGCACAGCTCTCCTTACTCAGAAACAAAAAATG GAGCGGGAGGCTGAACTGGCACAAGTTCGTAACCGATTTCAAAAAGGAAAAATGTGGGGAAGCAAAGAGAATCTCTGTGATGTCAAGAGTGACCCTGAAACTAAG GAAATTGAACTGCCACCACAAAGTCAGACCTCAGCATCACTGCTTGATAGTGAGCATACAGCACAAGTCCCTGAAATTGTCAAAAGTCCTTTTAAATCTAGTGCAGAAG atAAGGAGTTCAAGAGAATCTGTCCTCCCTCAGACATGGGCCGTGCTCTCCCAAGCCCTGTAAAGCAGGTCAGTTTCACAGTAGAGACACCTAAAGTGGAGGAGGAAGTGAAAG AAGTTGAAGAAGTACATGAGATAGAGATGAACGTGGATGGTTCAATTAATTCTGAGGTGATTAATGACCTCTTCGATGGAGTTCTTGAGGAGCACAGTGATGAGGAGGATGGAGATGAAGATGCTCTAAATATCTCCTCCATGTCTCTCCTTGCTCCGCTTGCAGAGACGGTAGCTGCTGTGGTTAAGAGCCCTGAAAGGAAGCTTATG ACTTCAACCCCTGCCAGTTCATTCTGTGAGAAGCGTTCCACCCCTGAGGCTGCTTCCAGGCCCAGCAAGTTTCAGAGGGCACGCATGTTAAGAGCCGGGTCATCTGACAGCATCGACGCCTTAGATGAGGAACAAAACCCGAACCTTCTCTACAG CATTGATGCCTACAGATCCACCAGGGTTAAGACCGAGTCTGAGAGACCTCATGTTAAACAGGTGATCGTGAGAAAAGAGGATGTTAGTCAGAGGACTGAAACGATTGGGACTCCCAGTCACATCAACATCAAGCAGAAAATAAAG ATGTTGACCAATGAGATGAACCTGCAGCAGACTGTGATCCATCAGGCTAGTCAGGCTCTGAACTGCTGTACAGATGAGGAGCACGGCAAAGGATCTCAAGTAGAGGCCGAGGCTGAGAGACTTTTACTTATTGCCACTGAG AGAAGGGCTGCTCTGAAGGCCGAGCTGGATAGCCTAAAGACAGATGCTCAGAAGAAAAGTGCCTCCAGTGCTCAGGTGGATGTAGGTGTACCCCCTTCTAAAGGATCCATCTCAGTCCTTGAGGTCCGACTCCCCCTGAAGGCCGATTTTATCTGCTCTTCTGCAAACAAGCCTG AATGTGGAAACCATTATTTCTTCGTCATGATTCGCGCTGGAGCTGAGAACACTATGGCAACTACTCTAGCAAGCACACGCAATGCCCTCAGTGGAGATGCACTGACTTTCACTACCAAATTCACTTT GTCTGATGTGTCTAATGACTTTGAGATTGATATTGAGGTCTACTATTTG GTTCAGAAACGAGAGCTTAACCCTGACAAGAGGAAGAAGGCCAACAAGTCAAAG GCTATCACACCAAAGAGGTTCCTTGCT aaaagCAGCCTCCAAACACCTG TCATGGCTAGCCCTGGTGGTCCAAACGCAGTGCGCACCAGTAACTTTCTCCTTGTGGGATCGCACAAGTTAACCTTAGCCTCTATTGGGAAAAACAAGTTCCCCTTGGAAAAG GTTCCTTTCCTTTGTCCTTTGGAAGGACACATATACCTGAAAATGCAGTGCGAGGTTGGCTCTCGGGTTGAGGAAAGGGGCTTCCTG ACTATGTTTGAGGATGTCAGTGGTTTTGGAGCATGGCACAGGAGGTGGTGTGTCCTCTCGGGATACTGCATCTCTTATTGGACCTACCCTGATGACGAAAAACGGAAG
- the anln gene encoding anillin isoform X4 produces MDPFTEKLLERTRARRENLQRKIAERPTGANRSMAKRTREPLADTNSVITAPIIEKERIALPSSKPSPSKRRCSDENNLTTGEENKQPVAPQFTASEPMTDKKPPKAPNSIRPSSGEQRAPIRTQEPEMLPTRPPAEAEKIVVNPPASPAKTTDSVMKHSALDGARETQKDTPAAVPTNMRSRLQRLAEQRHYWESDSTSDTVPESVSISPLKSQTVDLPSTPASTNSRTPIGRKGRLANLAATIGSWEDDLGHAPIRQDNAQAQPGTACVRPPACAGTNISTKPSLAVEKPQLATKAPEKSLGSSQQQAVYSPVKSMKVVPPSPQKTELPQPRPTQVLPSPVSSPVKTYSSTQHSSPLKSSITTSSPHRGHIPQSPLKNQGPSSKLISGTAHNSSPAKPILTPKPSADAAVVPQSRERFTKDATPLQHRGPAGTSGGVKSFLERFGERCQERNQSSPSTLGGQSNTPAATPSATPKSRLLQERLGGAQASSSTALLTQKQKMEREAELAQVRNRFQKGKMWGSKENLCDVKSDPETKEIELPPQSQTSASLLDSEHTAQVPEIVKSPFKSSAEDMGRALPSPVKQVSFTVETPKVEEEVKEVEEVHEIEMNVDGSINSEVINDLFDGVLEEHSDEEDGDEDALNISSMSLLAPLAETVAAVVKSPERKLMTSTPASSFCEKRSTPEAASRPSKFQRARMLRAGSSDSIDALDEEQNPNLLYSIDAYRSTRVKTESERPHVKQVIVRKEDVSQRTETIGTPSHINIKQKIKMLTNEMNLQQTVIHQASQALNCCTDEEHGKGSQVEAEAERLLLIATERRAALKAELDSLKTDAQKKSASSAQVDVGVPPSKGSISVLEVRLPLKADFICSSANKPECGNHYFFVMIRAGAENTMATTLASTRNALSGDALTFTTKFTLSDVSNDFEIDIEVYYLVQKRELNPDKRKKANKSKAITPKRFLAKSSLQTPVMASPGGPNAVRTSNFLLVGSHKLTLASIGKNKFPLEKVPFLCPLEGHIYLKMQCEVGSRVEERGFLTMFEDVSGFGAWHRRWCVLSGYCISYWTYPDDEKRKNPIGRINLASCTSRKVEPANREFCARPNTFELITVRPQREEDRETLVSQCKDTMCVTKNWLSADTKDERNLWMQKLNQILVDLRMWQPDSCYRPM; encoded by the exons ATGGATCCGTTCACCGAG AAACTGTTAGAGCGCACGCGTGCCCGCAGAGAAAATCTCCAAAGGAAGATTGCCGAGAGACCCACAGGAGCCAATCGTTCAATGGCTAAGAGGACCAGGGAGCCACTTGCAGACACAAACAGTGTCATTACTGCGCCCATCATAGAAAAGG AACGGATAGCCCTACCCTCCTCCAAGCCATCCCCTTCAAAGCGTCGCTGTTCAGATGAGAATAACCTCACCACCGGGGAAGAAAACAAGCAACCAGTGGCCCCACAGTTTACAGCCTCCGAGCCCATGACGGACAAGAAGCCACCCAAGGCACCAAACAGTATTCGCCCTTCGTCAGGGGAGCAAAGGGCTCCCATTCGTACCCAAGAACCAGAAATGCTCCCCACTCGCCCACCTGCAGAAGCTGAAAAGATTGTGGTTAACCCCCCAGCATCTCCTGCAAAGACGACAGATAGTGTGATGAAGCATTCTGCACTAGATGGAGCCAGAGAGACTCAGAAAGACACACCAGCTGCAGTCCCCACCAACATGAGATCTCGTCTACAGAGACTGGCTGAACAGAGGCATTACTGGGAGTCTGACA GTACCTCTGACACAGTTCCAGAGAGTGTATCCATATCTCCTCTTAAATCCCAAACAGTAGATCTTCCATCTACTCCTGCTTCTACAAACTCTAGGACCCCCATTGGAAGAAAAGGTAGACTCGCAAATCTTGCTGCCACAATTGGTTCCTGGGAGGATGATCTTGGACACGCGCCCATTCGCCAGGACAATGCACAAGCGCAGCCTGGCACGGCCTGCGTACGCCCCCCAGCTTGCGCAGGAACAAACATCAGTACCAAGCCAAGTTTAGCTGTGGAGAAACCTCAGTTAGCCACAAAAGCTCCAGAAAAGTCTCTTGGCAGCAGTCAGCAG CAAGCGGTTTACTCTCCAGTCAAGTCAATGAAAGTGGTTCCCCCTAGTCCTCAAAAGACAGAATTGCCTCAGCCTAGACCGACTCAAGTGCTTCCATCCCCAGTTTCCAGCCCAGTGAAGACTTATTCTTCTACTCAGCATTCCAGTCCCCTCAAATCTTCCATAACTACTTCTAGTCCTCATCGAGGTCACATCCCTCAGAGTCCCTTGAAGAATCAGGGTCCATCAAGCAAACTGATTTCAGGAACAGCACACAACTCAAGTCCCGCAAAACCAATTTTGACACCTAAACCCTCTGCCGATGCCGCTGTAGTTCCTCAAAGCCGTGAGAGATTTACAAAGGATGCAACACCCTTACAGCACAGAGGTCCAGCTGGAACTTCTG GAGGTGTCAAGTCATTTCTGGAGCGGTTCGGGGAAAGGTGCCAGGAGCGTAACCAGAGTTCTCCCTCCACATTAGGTGGTCAGAGCAACACGCCTGCGGCCACACCCTCTGCCACCCCAAAGTCCAGGCTGCTCCAAGAGAGGCTTGGAGGTGCCCAAGCTTCCTCCAGCACAGCTCTCCTTACTCAGAAACAAAAAATG GAGCGGGAGGCTGAACTGGCACAAGTTCGTAACCGATTTCAAAAAGGAAAAATGTGGGGAAGCAAAGAGAATCTCTGTGATGTCAAGAGTGACCCTGAAACTAAG GAAATTGAACTGCCACCACAAAGTCAGACCTCAGCATCACTGCTTGATAGTGAGCATACAGCACAAGTCCCTGAAATTGTCAAAAGTCCTTTTAAATCTAGTGCAGAAG ACATGGGCCGTGCTCTCCCAAGCCCTGTAAAGCAGGTCAGTTTCACAGTAGAGACACCTAAAGTGGAGGAGGAAGTGAAAG AAGTTGAAGAAGTACATGAGATAGAGATGAACGTGGATGGTTCAATTAATTCTGAGGTGATTAATGACCTCTTCGATGGAGTTCTTGAGGAGCACAGTGATGAGGAGGATGGAGATGAAGATGCTCTAAATATCTCCTCCATGTCTCTCCTTGCTCCGCTTGCAGAGACGGTAGCTGCTGTGGTTAAGAGCCCTGAAAGGAAGCTTATG ACTTCAACCCCTGCCAGTTCATTCTGTGAGAAGCGTTCCACCCCTGAGGCTGCTTCCAGGCCCAGCAAGTTTCAGAGGGCACGCATGTTAAGAGCCGGGTCATCTGACAGCATCGACGCCTTAGATGAGGAACAAAACCCGAACCTTCTCTACAG CATTGATGCCTACAGATCCACCAGGGTTAAGACCGAGTCTGAGAGACCTCATGTTAAACAGGTGATCGTGAGAAAAGAGGATGTTAGTCAGAGGACTGAAACGATTGGGACTCCCAGTCACATCAACATCAAGCAGAAAATAAAG ATGTTGACCAATGAGATGAACCTGCAGCAGACTGTGATCCATCAGGCTAGTCAGGCTCTGAACTGCTGTACAGATGAGGAGCACGGCAAAGGATCTCAAGTAGAGGCCGAGGCTGAGAGACTTTTACTTATTGCCACTGAG AGAAGGGCTGCTCTGAAGGCCGAGCTGGATAGCCTAAAGACAGATGCTCAGAAGAAAAGTGCCTCCAGTGCTCAGGTGGATGTAGGTGTACCCCCTTCTAAAGGATCCATCTCAGTCCTTGAGGTCCGACTCCCCCTGAAGGCCGATTTTATCTGCTCTTCTGCAAACAAGCCTG AATGTGGAAACCATTATTTCTTCGTCATGATTCGCGCTGGAGCTGAGAACACTATGGCAACTACTCTAGCAAGCACACGCAATGCCCTCAGTGGAGATGCACTGACTTTCACTACCAAATTCACTTT GTCTGATGTGTCTAATGACTTTGAGATTGATATTGAGGTCTACTATTTG GTTCAGAAACGAGAGCTTAACCCTGACAAGAGGAAGAAGGCCAACAAGTCAAAG GCTATCACACCAAAGAGGTTCCTTGCT aaaagCAGCCTCCAAACACCTG TCATGGCTAGCCCTGGTGGTCCAAACGCAGTGCGCACCAGTAACTTTCTCCTTGTGGGATCGCACAAGTTAACCTTAGCCTCTATTGGGAAAAACAAGTTCCCCTTGGAAAAG GTTCCTTTCCTTTGTCCTTTGGAAGGACACATATACCTGAAAATGCAGTGCGAGGTTGGCTCTCGGGTTGAGGAAAGGGGCTTCCTG ACTATGTTTGAGGATGTCAGTGGTTTTGGAGCATGGCACAGGAGGTGGTGTGTCCTCTCGGGATACTGCATCTCTTATTGGACCTACCCTGATGACGAAAAACGGAAG
- the anln gene encoding anillin isoform X2, which yields MDPFTEKLLERTRARRENLQRKIAERPTGANRSMAKRTREPLADTNSVITAPIIEKERIALPSSKPSPSKRRCSDENNLTTGEENKQPVAPQFTASEPMTDKKPPKAPNSIRPSSGEQRAPIRTQEPEMLPTRPPAEAEKIVVNPPASPAKTTDSVMKHSALDGARETQKDTPAAVPTNMRSRLQRLAEQRHYWESDSTSDTVPESVSISPLKSQTVDLPSTPASTNSRTPIGRKGRLANLAATIGSWEDDLGHAPIRQDNAQAQPGTACVRPPACAGTNISTKPSLAVEKPQLATKAPEKSLGSSQQQAVYSPVKSMKVVPPSPQKTELPQPRPTQVLPSPVSSPVKTYSSTQHSSPLKSSITTSSPHRGHIPQSPLKNQGPSSKLISGTAHNSSPAKPILTPKPSADAAVVPQSRERFTKDATPLQHRGPAGTSGGVKSFLERFGERCQERNQSSPSTLGGQSNTPAATPSATPKSRLLQERLGGAQASSSTALLTQKQKMEREAELAQVRNRFQKGKMWGSKENLCDVKSDPETKEIELPPQSQTSASLLDSEHTAQVPEIVKSPFKSSAEDMGRALPSPVKQVSFTVETPKVEEEVKEVEEVHEIEMNVDGSINSEVINDLFDGVLEEHSDEEDGDEDALNISSMSLLAPLAETVAAVVKSPERKLMTSTPASSFCEKRSTPEAASRPSKFQRARMLRAGSSDSIDALDEEQNPNLLYSIDAYRSTRVKTESERPHVKQVIVRKEDVSQRTETIGTPSHINIKQKIKMLTNEMNLQQTVIHQASQALNCCTDEEHGKGSQVEAEAERLLLIATERRAALKAELDSLKTDAQKKSASSAQVDVGVPPSKGSISVLEVRLPLKADFICSSANKPECGNHYFFVMIRAGAENTMATTLASTRNALSGDALTFTTKFTLSDVSNDFEIDIEVYYLVQKRELNPDKRKKANKSKAITPKRFLAKSSLQTPVMASPGGPNAVRTSNFLLVGSHKLTLASIGKNKFPLEKIRYEGNERELLSDMFHQKVPFLCPLEGHIYLKMQCEVGSRVEERGFLTMFEDVSGFGAWHRRWCVLSGYCISYWTYPDDEKRKNPIGRINLASCTSRKVEPANREFCARPNTFELITVRPQREEDRETLVSQCKDTMCVTKNWLSADTKDERNLWMQKLNQILVDLRMWQPDSCYRPM from the exons ATGGATCCGTTCACCGAG AAACTGTTAGAGCGCACGCGTGCCCGCAGAGAAAATCTCCAAAGGAAGATTGCCGAGAGACCCACAGGAGCCAATCGTTCAATGGCTAAGAGGACCAGGGAGCCACTTGCAGACACAAACAGTGTCATTACTGCGCCCATCATAGAAAAGG AACGGATAGCCCTACCCTCCTCCAAGCCATCCCCTTCAAAGCGTCGCTGTTCAGATGAGAATAACCTCACCACCGGGGAAGAAAACAAGCAACCAGTGGCCCCACAGTTTACAGCCTCCGAGCCCATGACGGACAAGAAGCCACCCAAGGCACCAAACAGTATTCGCCCTTCGTCAGGGGAGCAAAGGGCTCCCATTCGTACCCAAGAACCAGAAATGCTCCCCACTCGCCCACCTGCAGAAGCTGAAAAGATTGTGGTTAACCCCCCAGCATCTCCTGCAAAGACGACAGATAGTGTGATGAAGCATTCTGCACTAGATGGAGCCAGAGAGACTCAGAAAGACACACCAGCTGCAGTCCCCACCAACATGAGATCTCGTCTACAGAGACTGGCTGAACAGAGGCATTACTGGGAGTCTGACA GTACCTCTGACACAGTTCCAGAGAGTGTATCCATATCTCCTCTTAAATCCCAAACAGTAGATCTTCCATCTACTCCTGCTTCTACAAACTCTAGGACCCCCATTGGAAGAAAAGGTAGACTCGCAAATCTTGCTGCCACAATTGGTTCCTGGGAGGATGATCTTGGACACGCGCCCATTCGCCAGGACAATGCACAAGCGCAGCCTGGCACGGCCTGCGTACGCCCCCCAGCTTGCGCAGGAACAAACATCAGTACCAAGCCAAGTTTAGCTGTGGAGAAACCTCAGTTAGCCACAAAAGCTCCAGAAAAGTCTCTTGGCAGCAGTCAGCAG CAAGCGGTTTACTCTCCAGTCAAGTCAATGAAAGTGGTTCCCCCTAGTCCTCAAAAGACAGAATTGCCTCAGCCTAGACCGACTCAAGTGCTTCCATCCCCAGTTTCCAGCCCAGTGAAGACTTATTCTTCTACTCAGCATTCCAGTCCCCTCAAATCTTCCATAACTACTTCTAGTCCTCATCGAGGTCACATCCCTCAGAGTCCCTTGAAGAATCAGGGTCCATCAAGCAAACTGATTTCAGGAACAGCACACAACTCAAGTCCCGCAAAACCAATTTTGACACCTAAACCCTCTGCCGATGCCGCTGTAGTTCCTCAAAGCCGTGAGAGATTTACAAAGGATGCAACACCCTTACAGCACAGAGGTCCAGCTGGAACTTCTG GAGGTGTCAAGTCATTTCTGGAGCGGTTCGGGGAAAGGTGCCAGGAGCGTAACCAGAGTTCTCCCTCCACATTAGGTGGTCAGAGCAACACGCCTGCGGCCACACCCTCTGCCACCCCAAAGTCCAGGCTGCTCCAAGAGAGGCTTGGAGGTGCCCAAGCTTCCTCCAGCACAGCTCTCCTTACTCAGAAACAAAAAATG GAGCGGGAGGCTGAACTGGCACAAGTTCGTAACCGATTTCAAAAAGGAAAAATGTGGGGAAGCAAAGAGAATCTCTGTGATGTCAAGAGTGACCCTGAAACTAAG GAAATTGAACTGCCACCACAAAGTCAGACCTCAGCATCACTGCTTGATAGTGAGCATACAGCACAAGTCCCTGAAATTGTCAAAAGTCCTTTTAAATCTAGTGCAGAAG ACATGGGCCGTGCTCTCCCAAGCCCTGTAAAGCAGGTCAGTTTCACAGTAGAGACACCTAAAGTGGAGGAGGAAGTGAAAG AAGTTGAAGAAGTACATGAGATAGAGATGAACGTGGATGGTTCAATTAATTCTGAGGTGATTAATGACCTCTTCGATGGAGTTCTTGAGGAGCACAGTGATGAGGAGGATGGAGATGAAGATGCTCTAAATATCTCCTCCATGTCTCTCCTTGCTCCGCTTGCAGAGACGGTAGCTGCTGTGGTTAAGAGCCCTGAAAGGAAGCTTATG ACTTCAACCCCTGCCAGTTCATTCTGTGAGAAGCGTTCCACCCCTGAGGCTGCTTCCAGGCCCAGCAAGTTTCAGAGGGCACGCATGTTAAGAGCCGGGTCATCTGACAGCATCGACGCCTTAGATGAGGAACAAAACCCGAACCTTCTCTACAG CATTGATGCCTACAGATCCACCAGGGTTAAGACCGAGTCTGAGAGACCTCATGTTAAACAGGTGATCGTGAGAAAAGAGGATGTTAGTCAGAGGACTGAAACGATTGGGACTCCCAGTCACATCAACATCAAGCAGAAAATAAAG ATGTTGACCAATGAGATGAACCTGCAGCAGACTGTGATCCATCAGGCTAGTCAGGCTCTGAACTGCTGTACAGATGAGGAGCACGGCAAAGGATCTCAAGTAGAGGCCGAGGCTGAGAGACTTTTACTTATTGCCACTGAG AGAAGGGCTGCTCTGAAGGCCGAGCTGGATAGCCTAAAGACAGATGCTCAGAAGAAAAGTGCCTCCAGTGCTCAGGTGGATGTAGGTGTACCCCCTTCTAAAGGATCCATCTCAGTCCTTGAGGTCCGACTCCCCCTGAAGGCCGATTTTATCTGCTCTTCTGCAAACAAGCCTG AATGTGGAAACCATTATTTCTTCGTCATGATTCGCGCTGGAGCTGAGAACACTATGGCAACTACTCTAGCAAGCACACGCAATGCCCTCAGTGGAGATGCACTGACTTTCACTACCAAATTCACTTT GTCTGATGTGTCTAATGACTTTGAGATTGATATTGAGGTCTACTATTTG GTTCAGAAACGAGAGCTTAACCCTGACAAGAGGAAGAAGGCCAACAAGTCAAAG GCTATCACACCAAAGAGGTTCCTTGCT aaaagCAGCCTCCAAACACCTG TCATGGCTAGCCCTGGTGGTCCAAACGCAGTGCGCACCAGTAACTTTCTCCTTGTGGGATCGCACAAGTTAACCTTAGCCTCTATTGGGAAAAACAAGTTCCCCTTGGAAAAG ATCAGATATGAAGGGAATGAGAGAGAGCTGCTCAGTGACATGTTTCACCAAAAG GTTCCTTTCCTTTGTCCTTTGGAAGGACACATATACCTGAAAATGCAGTGCGAGGTTGGCTCTCGGGTTGAGGAAAGGGGCTTCCTG ACTATGTTTGAGGATGTCAGTGGTTTTGGAGCATGGCACAGGAGGTGGTGTGTCCTCTCGGGATACTGCATCTCTTATTGGACCTACCCTGATGACGAAAAACGGAAG